In Gossypium hirsutum isolate 1008001.06 chromosome D06, Gossypium_hirsutum_v2.1, whole genome shotgun sequence, one genomic interval encodes:
- the LOC107901529 gene encoding dehydration-responsive element-binding protein 3 translates to MAELQHSETESSSNSTSSPPLSPSNSTPNSTTTTRNHKPETFTSGSTKKPKTMRDSSKRTVYRGVRMRSWGKWVSEIREPRKKSRIWLGTFPTPEMAARAHDVAALSIKGNSAILNFPELADSLPRPVSLAPRDVQAAAAKAAQMDKFDSPSSSSSSSSSTSMSTSTLSSSSSVSSLVSHMELSSGPDELSEIVELPSLGTSYDSVESKNEFVFMDSVDGWLYPPPLLQNMEDCGYVCDQLVVPESILQNGFEQGLLWDY, encoded by the coding sequence ATGGCTGAGCTACAACATTCAGAGACAGAGAGCAGCTCAAATTCAACCTCATCGCCGCCGCTATCACCATCTAACTCAACCCCTAACTCAACTACTACGACCCGAAACCATAAACCCGAAACTTTCACTTCGGGTTCTACTAAAAAACCCAAGACAATGAGGGACTCAAGCAAGCGCACCGTTTACCGGGGTGTCCGAATGCGAAGCTGGGGCAAATGGGTGTCCGAAATTCGGGAGCCACGTAAGAAATCCCGCATTTGGCTGGGCACTTTCCCTACCCCAGAAATGGCAGCTCGTGCGCATGATGTAGCCGCTTTGAGCATCAAAGGCAACTCCGCCATCCTCAACTTCCCCGAACTGGCCGACTCGTTACCTCGGCCCGTGTCTTTAGCACCACGTGACGTCCAAGCTGCGGCAGCCAAAGCTGCCCAAATGGACAAATTCGACTccccatcatcatcatcttcttcttcttcttcgactTCTATGTCCACTTCAACATTATCATCTTCGTCATCGGTTTCCTCTTTGGTTTCTCACATGGAGTTGTCTTCTGGGCCAGACGAGTTAAGCGAGATAGTGGAGTTGCCGAGCCTCGGGACGAGTTATGATTCAGTCGAGTCGAAGAACGAGTTTGTTTTCATGGACTCAGTGGATGGGTGGTTGTACCCTCCACCATTGCTTCAAAATATGGAAGATTGTGGGTATGTTTGTGATCAATTAGTAGTGCCAGAAAGCATTTTACAAAATGGTTTTGAACAAGGCTTGCTATGGGATTAttag